Genomic window (Chryseobacterium bernardetii):
AGAGATCATCTTATCTGAAAACAATAATCAATTGAATATTGAAGTAAAAGATCAGGGAAAAGGAATTCCTGCTGAAGATCTTGCTAAAATTACCGATACGTTTTACAGGGGAAAAAATGTAGAACAGATCAAAGGAAGTGGTATCGGGTTATCTTTATCTAAAAGTATTTTTGATCATCATCATGTTATTATGAAAATTGATTCTCAAGTGGATGTTGGGACGAATGTTGTGCTTATTTTTCCTTCTGATTTTTAAAAATATAATGTTTATTTCCAGGTTGGGCTAAAGCCAATGGGATTCTATTTATAGGTAGACGGATTAAAATCTATTTCTATTAATGTTATTTCCCACAGATTTACGGATTTTCACAGATATTGTGGATACTTTCCGGGGGTGTACAATAGTGATAGCTGTGTTGAGAATCTGCTTAACCTTCAAGATCTTCGGGATCCTTAAAATAATCCCAACCTGTTCTAATCAAACTCTAATGTTGCCCTAACTGAATTTTAATTTCATTCGAAATTGGCTCTAATATTTGGAGAATAGCTTTGTGGTCTTAAAATAAGAGACCTTGAAGAAGATTTTTTTTACACTATTTTATATTCATTGTTTCAGTTTCTTTTCAGCGCAGGTTTCAGATACTTTGAAGCTCAGCAGAAAAGAGGCTGAAACCATCTTCCTTGCCAATAACCTTGACCTTATTGCTCAAAAACTGGAGATTTCCCAGGCAGAAGCAAGAGCCCTCCAGGCGAAATACTGGCCTAATCCTAAGCTAAGCATCAGTGAAGTAAACCTCTGGAGAACTTATGGTATTGAAGAGCAGCCGGCATTAATCGGAAACTGGGGAAAGAATACTCAGATCTCTGCGGAAATTGAGCAGGTGATTCAGACTGCAGGAAAGCGAAGGAAAAATATTGAACTGCAGAAAATTGAAGTAGAAGGTGAAAAATATGAATTACAGGAAGTATTGCGTGAACTTAAAAAGACTTTAAGAAATTCAATTACTGAAATTCTGTACAATCAGGAGCAACAAAAGATTTATCAGGGTCAGATTGACTCCATTGAGAAATTAACAAAGTCTTATAACAACCAATTAAACCTTGGAAATATCAGTAAAGCTGAGTATATCCGCTTGAAAGCGCAGGAAATTGAATTCAAGAAAAAACTTGTGTCATTAAAGCAGGAAATAGAAGATCAGCAGACAGAACTGAAAGCTTTACTGATGATTCCATCCCATTCTTATCTTGTGATTTCGGATTCTTTTACCATGCCGGAAAAACAGCTTTCAGAAATTGAACTTACACAGTGGCTGGAAAAGGCAAAAGAAAACCGCCCTGATATCCTTATTGCTAAAAATAAAGAGAAACACGCTGCTAAAAATCTTGAAATTCAAAACGCATTGAAGACTCCTGATATTGCTGTTAGCATCGGCTATGATCGTGGCGGAAATATTATGAAAGACTTCATCGGATTAGGAGTTTCAGTGGATCTTCCCATTTTCGACAGGAATAAAGGAAATATTCAGGAAGCTAAGCTTGAAATAGAGAAAAGTAAAAATGAAACGCGTAAAAATCAGCTGAAGTCTGAGAATGAAATTGTTTCCGTTTTCAGAAATTATATCCGTACCCAACAGGTTTCAGAAGAAATGGATGAAGCCTATGAATCTACATTAGACGGATTATTGGTAAGCCATGAAAAAAACTTCAGACTCAGAAACATCAGCATGCTGGAATACATGGATTTTCTTGATACCTACATTGGCAATAAAATGATTATTCTGGATACCAAAAAAGAGCTTAATCAGTATTATGAGAATCTGCAATACGTTGTCGGGCAGGATTTGTAAATAATTATTAAGCGTCACTTTAAAAAAATATGAACATCTATTTATGAACATGAATACTACTAAATATATTGCTGTAATGTATCTGTCCGCCTTGGTAGTACTTACAGGCTGTAAAGAAGAGAAGCCAGCTAATGATGCAGAAAAAAGCTATTGCATCAGCCAGGAACTTAAGAAAGACATTCAACTGGCCAAGGCAGAAATACTTCCTGTTGAAGAAACCATTACCCTTACCGGAGAAGTGGAAAGTAATTCAGATAAGACGGTTCCCTTTGTAAGTCTTGTGGATGGAGTGGTTACTGATACTTACTTTTCTTTGGGCGATTATGTGAAAAAAGGACAAGTTTTGGCTTCAGTAAAAAGTACGGCAGTTAATGAAATGCAGGATGATACCCAGACGTTGCAGGCTCAGCTTGCTGTGGCTAAAAGAAAACTGGCTTCTGTAGAAGCGATGTACAAAGATGATATTGCCTCTCAGAAAGACCTTCAGGAAGCAAGAGCTGAAGTAACGATCCTTCAGTCTAATATTTCTAAAACCCAAAAAAATATGCAGCTGTATTCTGCGGGCGGGAGCACACTACAGATTAAAGCCCCGGCAGATGGCTATGTAATCAGCAAGAATATTTCCAAAGGGATGCCTGTAACGGCGGGTGGAGATCAGCTTTTTACCATTTCCAATCTGGATAAGGTCTGGGTAATGGCCAATGTATATGCTACCAACATGAGACATGTATACGTAGATCAGCCCGTAGTGGTAAAGACTTTAGCATATCCGGATGACAGCTTTTCAGGAAAGATCAACAATATTTCCCAGGTTTTTAATGAAAACGAAAGAGTATTGAAGGCTAAGATCATCATGGATAATAACGGTATGAAGTTAAGACCGGGAATGTCTGCAGATGTTGTGCTGCCTGTAAATCCGCAAAATAAATCTGCCTTAGCTATTCCTGCAAAAGCTATGATCTTCGATAATAACCAGAGCTATGTAGTAGTATATAAAAAAGACTGCGAACTGGAAATTAGACCTGTAACGGAAATTGCATCAAACAGCCGGTATATTTATGTAGAAGGAAACTTAAAACAAGGGGAAAATGTAATTGCTTCCAATGGATTGCTGATCTATGAAAACCTGAAAAACCAATTAAATAATTCTAAGAAGTAATGCGAAAATTTGTACAGAATATAGTTTCCTTCTCTTTAAAGAACTCGCTGATCGTTCTTTTAGGAACTTTCCTGTTATTAGCAGGGGGAATCTATTCTTATATACACACCCCAATTGAAGCATTTCCGGATGTTACCAACACTAGGGTAAGAGTTATTACCCAATGGCCGGG
Coding sequences:
- a CDS encoding efflux RND transporter periplasmic adaptor subunit is translated as MNMNTTKYIAVMYLSALVVLTGCKEEKPANDAEKSYCISQELKKDIQLAKAEILPVEETITLTGEVESNSDKTVPFVSLVDGVVTDTYFSLGDYVKKGQVLASVKSTAVNEMQDDTQTLQAQLAVAKRKLASVEAMYKDDIASQKDLQEARAEVTILQSNISKTQKNMQLYSAGGSTLQIKAPADGYVISKNISKGMPVTAGGDQLFTISNLDKVWVMANVYATNMRHVYVDQPVVVKTLAYPDDSFSGKINNISQVFNENERVLKAKIIMDNNGMKLRPGMSADVVLPVNPQNKSALAIPAKAMIFDNNQSYVVVYKKDCELEIRPVTEIASNSRYIYVEGNLKQGENVIASNGLLIYENLKNQLNNSKK
- a CDS encoding TolC family protein, with the protein product MKKIFFTLFYIHCFSFFSAQVSDTLKLSRKEAETIFLANNLDLIAQKLEISQAEARALQAKYWPNPKLSISEVNLWRTYGIEEQPALIGNWGKNTQISAEIEQVIQTAGKRRKNIELQKIEVEGEKYELQEVLRELKKTLRNSITEILYNQEQQKIYQGQIDSIEKLTKSYNNQLNLGNISKAEYIRLKAQEIEFKKKLVSLKQEIEDQQTELKALLMIPSHSYLVISDSFTMPEKQLSEIELTQWLEKAKENRPDILIAKNKEKHAAKNLEIQNALKTPDIAVSIGYDRGGNIMKDFIGLGVSVDLPIFDRNKGNIQEAKLEIEKSKNETRKNQLKSENEIVSVFRNYIRTQQVSEEMDEAYESTLDGLLVSHEKNFRLRNISMLEYMDFLDTYIGNKMIILDTKKELNQYYENLQYVVGQDL